One region of Mycobacterium riyadhense genomic DNA includes:
- a CDS encoding class I SAM-dependent methyltransferase: MKVDLSGVSETALLTLNARAREARRRNPIIDDPMAIALVDAIDFDFAKFGPPRQDFALRALAFDAQVRSYLDEHPTATVVALAEGLQTSFWRLDAALPDGQFRWLTVDLPPIVDVRTRLLPTSPRISVCAQSALDYSWMDSVDPAGGVFITAEGLLMYLQPEQALGLIAECAKRFPGGRLLFDLPPTWFARWSRLGIRTSLRYRIPPMPFSLSVAQAADLVGTVPGVVAAHDLRLPPGRGVLFNAALSTVYHMSVFDTLRPCLTLLEFG, from the coding sequence ATGAAGGTCGACCTTAGCGGTGTCTCGGAGACGGCCCTACTGACGTTGAACGCGCGGGCTCGCGAAGCTCGCCGCCGCAACCCCATCATCGATGATCCGATGGCGATCGCTTTGGTCGATGCGATCGATTTCGATTTTGCGAAATTCGGCCCTCCCCGGCAGGACTTCGCGCTGCGAGCGCTGGCGTTCGACGCACAGGTGCGGTCCTACCTCGATGAGCACCCGACGGCCACCGTGGTCGCGCTCGCCGAGGGCCTGCAGACCAGTTTCTGGCGCTTGGATGCGGCGCTTCCAGACGGCCAATTCCGTTGGCTGACGGTTGATCTGCCACCGATCGTGGACGTCCGAACGCGGTTGCTCCCGACGTCGCCGCGGATCTCGGTGTGCGCTCAGTCTGCGTTGGACTACAGCTGGATGGATTCCGTCGACCCTGCCGGCGGGGTATTCATCACCGCCGAGGGTTTGCTGATGTATCTGCAGCCCGAGCAGGCGCTGGGACTAATCGCCGAGTGCGCCAAGAGATTTCCCGGCGGCCGACTGCTCTTCGATCTGCCGCCGACGTGGTTCGCCAGGTGGAGCCGTCTCGGTATCCGAACCTCGCTGCGCTACCGGATACCGCCGATGCCGTTCAGCCTCTCAGTTGCGCAGGCCGCGGATCTGGTGGGCACGGTACCGGGTGTGGTTGCGGCCCATGATCTGCGGTTACCACCGGGCCGCGGCGTGCTCTTCAACGCCGCGCTGTCAACCGTCTACCACATGAGCGTCTTCGACACGCTGCGTCCGTGCCTGACCCTGCTGGAGTTCGGTTAG
- a CDS encoding class I SAM-dependent methyltransferase: MTVAVRVHNPFFARVWPVFAAHEAKAVTALRRENLAGLSGRVLEVGAGSGTNFVFYPESVEMVVAVEPEPRLAAKAREAAVGAPIPVVVTDETVEEFSDEQQFDAVVCSLVLCSVRDQRSVLQHLRSLLRPGGQLRYLEHVASAGVRGKWQRLVDATFWPKIMGNCHTHRDTERAILEAGFAVESARREWTLPVWAPLPVSELALGRAHRP; the protein is encoded by the coding sequence ATGACCGTGGCTGTTAGGGTCCACAACCCGTTCTTCGCCCGGGTTTGGCCGGTTTTTGCCGCCCACGAAGCCAAAGCGGTAACGGCCCTGCGTCGGGAGAATCTGGCCGGCCTCTCGGGTCGGGTACTGGAAGTCGGTGCGGGGAGCGGGACCAACTTCGTCTTCTACCCGGAGTCCGTCGAGATGGTGGTCGCCGTGGAACCCGAGCCACGGCTGGCGGCCAAAGCCCGCGAAGCCGCCGTTGGCGCACCGATTCCGGTTGTCGTCACCGACGAAACGGTCGAGGAGTTCAGCGACGAGCAGCAGTTCGACGCCGTTGTCTGCTCACTGGTGCTGTGTTCGGTGCGCGACCAGCGCAGCGTTTTGCAGCACCTGCGTTCGTTGCTGCGGCCAGGCGGACAACTGCGGTATCTCGAGCATGTCGCCAGTGCCGGCGTCCGAGGTAAGTGGCAGCGCCTGGTCGACGCGACGTTCTGGCCGAAGATCATGGGCAATTGCCACACCCATCGCGACACCGAGCGCGCGATCCTTGAGGCGGGATTTGCGGTGGAATCCGCGCGACGGGAGTGGACTTTGCCGGTGTGGGCGCCGCTGCCGGTGTCGGAGTTAGCGCTGGGCCGGGCGCATCGTCCGTAG
- a CDS encoding TetR/AcrR family transcriptional regulator yields MVDVSTAGLRRSRAPRGSGDLLRHEILDAATELLLETGQARAVSIRSVAQRVGVTPPSIYLHFEDKDALLDAVCARYLARLDQAMEQVASAGQQSTVDVLRAQGLAYVRFAVQTPELYRLATMGEWRSGSNVDIALDSSAFKHMRASVQTLMDEGVYRSDDPTTIALELWTAAHGVAALLIAKPHLPFGDVDAFADRVLGAVLCGHMVAGLVGAQTGGRATSAELVEWVLSRRPSEGDCSNDRGC; encoded by the coding sequence ATGGTTGACGTCTCGACGGCTGGCTTGCGCCGCTCGCGCGCCCCACGTGGGTCCGGTGATCTCCTCCGCCACGAAATCCTGGATGCCGCCACCGAGCTGCTGCTGGAGACGGGGCAGGCAAGGGCGGTATCGATCCGATCGGTGGCGCAACGCGTCGGCGTGACACCGCCGTCGATCTACCTGCACTTTGAGGACAAGGACGCGCTGCTGGACGCGGTGTGCGCACGCTATTTGGCCAGACTCGACCAGGCAATGGAGCAGGTGGCATCTGCCGGGCAACAGTCCACGGTGGACGTGTTGCGGGCCCAAGGGCTGGCCTATGTGCGGTTTGCCGTACAGACTCCTGAGCTGTATCGGCTCGCGACGATGGGTGAGTGGCGGTCGGGAAGCAATGTCGATATCGCCCTGGACAGCTCGGCGTTTAAGCACATGCGGGCTTCCGTGCAGACCCTCATGGATGAGGGCGTCTACCGCAGCGACGATCCGACTACCATCGCCCTGGAACTGTGGACCGCTGCGCACGGGGTGGCGGCCCTGCTGATCGCCAAGCCGCATTTGCCATTCGGCGATGTCGATGCCTTCGCCGACCGGGTGTTGGGTGCGGTCCTGTGCGGTCATATGGTGGCTGGGCTGGTTGGCGCCCAAACTGGCGGGCGCGCCACATCGGCGGAGTTGGTGGAATGGGTGCTGTCACGCCGCCCATCGGAGGGGGACTGCTCGAATGACCGTGGCTGTTAG
- a CDS encoding endonuclease domain-containing protein, which produces MRSPFIGSEAVRNGSLRPHQLRSGYTRVFPDVYIPRTHQELTLREKAVAGWLWSHRQGVLAGLTAASWHGSKWIDEHLPMELIWSNARPPRGIQTFDVTLQPNEFYLVNGLPVTTPQRTAYDIGRRKPIGTAIAYLDALMGATGVKAHEVAEIAEQHLDSALELVDTGSQSLKETWLRLLLIRAGLPRPKIQIPVLTKDGAQVYYLDMGWEGLKVAVEYDGEHHRLNRGQYTRDVRRSEALERLGWLIIRVVVTDRPGEIIRRVRDALEFRASKLRTDRDLA; this is translated from the coding sequence ATGAGATCTCCGTTCATTGGTAGCGAAGCCGTGCGGAACGGCTCACTACGGCCCCACCAGCTGCGTTCTGGATACACAAGGGTGTTCCCGGATGTGTATATCCCGCGCACCCATCAAGAGCTCACATTGCGAGAAAAAGCGGTCGCGGGGTGGTTATGGTCGCATCGACAGGGCGTGCTCGCGGGTCTAACGGCGGCTTCCTGGCATGGATCCAAATGGATCGATGAACACCTGCCAATGGAGCTGATTTGGTCCAACGCGCGGCCTCCCCGCGGCATACAGACCTTCGATGTGACACTGCAGCCCAACGAATTTTACCTGGTCAACGGCCTCCCGGTGACCACACCGCAACGCACCGCGTACGACATTGGGCGCCGCAAGCCGATAGGCACCGCGATCGCCTACCTGGACGCGCTCATGGGGGCTACCGGCGTCAAGGCCCATGAAGTCGCCGAAATCGCGGAGCAGCATCTGGACTCAGCGCTAGAGCTCGTCGACACCGGTTCGCAGTCACTGAAAGAAACGTGGCTGCGGCTGTTGCTGATTCGCGCGGGCTTGCCGCGGCCGAAGATCCAGATCCCGGTGCTGACCAAAGACGGAGCTCAGGTGTACTACCTCGATATGGGTTGGGAGGGTTTAAAGGTCGCTGTCGAATACGACGGCGAGCATCATCGCCTCAACCGCGGGCAATACACAAGAGATGTTCGGCGCAGTGAGGCGTTAGAAAGGCTGGGCTGGCTCATCATCCGAGTGGTCGTAACTGATCGTCCCGGCGAAATCATTCGCCGAGTTCGCGATGCGTTGGAGTTTCGCGCATCGAAACTGCGCACAGATCGCGATTTGGCGTAA
- a CDS encoding GntR family transcriptional regulator — MELRDWLRVDVKAGKPLFDQLRTQVIDGVRAGALPPGTRLPTVRDLAGQLGVAANTVARAYRELESAAIVETRGRFGTFISRFDPTDAAMAAAAKEYVEVARALGLTKSDAIRYLTNVPDE; from the coding sequence GTGGAGCTGCGGGATTGGTTACGGGTCGACGTGAAGGCTGGCAAGCCTTTGTTCGATCAACTCAGAACCCAGGTCATTGATGGAGTCCGAGCCGGTGCGTTGCCGCCCGGCACGCGGTTGCCGACGGTGCGCGACCTGGCCGGTCAGCTTGGCGTGGCCGCCAATACCGTGGCTCGCGCCTACCGCGAGCTGGAGTCGGCGGCGATCGTGGAAACCCGCGGCCGGTTCGGCACTTTCATCTCCCGTTTCGACCCGACCGATGCGGCGATGGCGGCGGCGGCCAAGGAATACGTCGAAGTGGCCCGAGCGCTCGGCCTGACCAAGTCCGACGCGATTCGCTACCTCACCAACGTGCCTGATGAGTAA
- a CDS encoding SIR2 family NAD-dependent protein deacylase has translation MRVTVLSGAGISAESGVPTFRDDKNGLWARFDPYELSSTQGWERNPERVWGWYLWRHYLVATVEPNDGHRAIAAWQDHVEVSVITQNVDDLHERAGSNPVHHLHGSLFEFRCARCGVPYHDPLPEMTEPTIEVEPPVCLKCGGLIRPDIVWFGEALPEGPWLQAVEATEAADVMVVVGTSAIVYPAAGLPELALARGTVVIEVNPEPTPLTRNATLSIRESASKALPGLLEQLPALLK, from the coding sequence ATGCGAGTGACGGTGCTCAGCGGCGCGGGAATCTCCGCGGAGAGCGGCGTCCCCACATTCCGCGACGACAAGAACGGGTTGTGGGCCCGCTTCGACCCTTACGAGCTGTCCAGCACGCAAGGGTGGGAGCGCAATCCCGAGCGCGTCTGGGGGTGGTACCTGTGGCGCCACTACCTCGTGGCCACCGTCGAACCCAATGACGGGCACCGGGCGATCGCGGCGTGGCAGGACCACGTCGAGGTCAGCGTCATCACCCAGAATGTCGACGACCTACACGAGCGCGCCGGCAGCAATCCCGTGCATCACCTGCACGGCAGTCTTTTTGAATTCCGTTGCGCGCGTTGCGGCGTGCCCTACCACGACCCGCTACCGGAGATGACCGAACCCACGATAGAAGTGGAACCACCGGTTTGCCTGAAATGCGGCGGCCTGATCCGTCCCGACATTGTGTGGTTCGGTGAGGCACTACCCGAAGGCCCGTGGCTCCAGGCCGTCGAGGCCACGGAAGCCGCCGACGTGATGGTCGTGGTCGGGACGTCCGCGATCGTCTACCCAGCAGCCGGGCTGCCCGAGCTGGCGCTCGCGCGCGGCACGGTCGTGATCGAGGTCAATCCTGAGCCCACACCGCTGACCAGAAATGCCACCCTCAGCATCCGCGAGTCGGCCAGCAAGGCATTGCCTGGATTGCTTGAACAATTGCCTGCCCTGCTCAAGTAA
- a CDS encoding MMPL family transporter, translating into MLQGIARLAISAPRRIIAVGLLIFIAAAIFGIPVAQSLSPGGFQDPNSESAKAISVLTDKFGQSGQQMLILVTAPGGANSEQARRVGTDLVEQLQRSPLVYNVSSAWTVPAAAAVDLVSTDGKSGLIVINLRGGENYAQKNAQYLSDQFVHDRDGVTVRAGGPAMQYAQINKQNQDDLVVMEIIAIPLSFLVLVWVFGGLLAAALPMALGALAVVGSMAVLRLVTFTTEVSIFALNLSTAMGLALAIDYTLLIVSRYRDELAEGSDRDTALIRTMVTSGRTVLFSAVTVALSMSATVAFPMYFLKSFAYAGVATVAFVATASIVITPAAIVLLGPRLDSLDVRRLVRRVLSRPDPVHKPVEELFWYRSSKFVMRRWLPSGLAVMALLLLLGLPFFSVKWGFPDDRVLPTSASSHEVGDRLRTGFAHDSATAVPVVIPDMRGLNPADLDTYAASLSRVPDVSAVSAPSGTFVGGNRVGPPAAATGLADGSAFLTVDSNAPLFSHASDVQLERLHAVPGPAGRSVDMGGVAQVNRDSVDAVTDRLPLVLGLMATITFVLLFLLTGSVVLPVKALMCNVLSLTAAFGALVWIFQEGHLGALGTTPSGTLVANMPVLLFCIAFGLSMDYEVFLISRIREYWLEYRPAKPTAKAAHAANDEAVAHGVARTGRVITAAALVMSMSFAALIAAHVSFMRMFGLGLTLAVAADATLVRMVLVPAFMHVMGRWNWWAPKPLVWLHERFGISEASEKSVAFQAPGAAATTREEPPIPASVTRDG; encoded by the coding sequence TGCTCGACTTGCCATTTCGGCACCGCGAAGAATCATCGCGGTCGGGCTCCTGATCTTCATCGCCGCAGCGATCTTCGGCATCCCGGTTGCCCAGAGCCTGTCTCCCGGGGGTTTCCAAGATCCGAACTCGGAATCGGCCAAAGCCATTAGCGTCCTTACCGACAAGTTCGGGCAGAGCGGTCAGCAGATGCTGATCCTGGTGACCGCGCCCGGAGGCGCCAACAGCGAGCAGGCCCGCCGCGTTGGCACCGATCTCGTCGAACAATTGCAGCGGTCGCCGTTGGTGTACAACGTGTCCTCGGCGTGGACCGTGCCAGCGGCCGCCGCGGTCGACCTGGTCAGCACGGACGGCAAGTCGGGGTTGATCGTGATCAACCTCAGAGGCGGCGAAAACTACGCGCAGAAAAACGCTCAATACCTGTCGGACCAATTTGTCCACGATCGGGACGGCGTTACCGTCCGGGCCGGTGGCCCGGCGATGCAGTATGCCCAGATCAACAAGCAAAACCAGGACGACCTGGTGGTCATGGAGATCATCGCGATTCCGCTCAGCTTCCTGGTGCTGGTTTGGGTGTTCGGTGGACTGTTGGCGGCGGCATTGCCTATGGCCCTCGGTGCGCTGGCCGTCGTCGGTTCGATGGCGGTGTTGCGGCTGGTCACGTTTACCACCGAGGTGTCGATCTTCGCGCTCAACCTGAGTACCGCCATGGGTTTGGCGCTGGCCATCGACTACACGCTGCTGATCGTCAGCCGCTATCGCGACGAGCTGGCCGAGGGCAGTGACCGGGACACCGCGCTGATCCGGACCATGGTCACGTCCGGACGCACCGTGCTGTTCTCCGCGGTCACCGTGGCGTTGTCGATGTCGGCGACGGTGGCGTTCCCGATGTACTTCCTGAAGTCGTTCGCCTACGCCGGCGTGGCCACCGTGGCATTCGTTGCAACCGCGTCCATCGTGATAACCCCGGCTGCGATCGTGCTGCTGGGCCCCCGGCTGGACTCACTCGACGTGCGGCGACTGGTGCGTCGGGTGTTAAGCCGCCCCGATCCGGTGCACAAGCCGGTCGAGGAGCTGTTCTGGTACCGCTCAAGCAAGTTCGTGATGCGTCGCTGGCTGCCGAGCGGTCTGGCCGTCATGGCGCTACTGCTGTTGCTCGGCCTTCCGTTCTTCTCGGTGAAGTGGGGTTTCCCGGACGACCGAGTGCTACCGACTTCGGCGTCGTCGCATGAGGTCGGTGACCGGCTGCGCACCGGTTTCGCGCACGATTCGGCGACGGCGGTGCCCGTCGTTATCCCCGATATGCGTGGCCTGAACCCGGCGGATCTGGACACCTATGCCGCCAGCTTGTCGCGGGTTCCCGACGTGTCGGCGGTGAGCGCGCCGAGTGGCACGTTCGTGGGCGGAAACCGGGTGGGACCACCGGCCGCGGCCACTGGGTTGGCCGACGGCAGCGCATTTCTGACCGTGGACAGCAACGCGCCGCTGTTTTCGCATGCCTCCGACGTACAGCTCGAGCGGTTGCACGCGGTGCCCGGCCCCGCCGGCCGATCCGTCGACATGGGTGGTGTCGCGCAGGTCAACCGCGACAGCGTCGACGCCGTGACGGATCGATTGCCGCTCGTGCTTGGGCTGATGGCCACCATCACGTTCGTGTTGCTGTTCTTGCTTACCGGCAGCGTGGTGCTGCCGGTCAAGGCGCTGATGTGCAATGTGCTGTCGTTAACCGCGGCGTTCGGCGCGCTCGTGTGGATCTTCCAGGAGGGCCATCTTGGCGCGCTGGGAACGACCCCGAGTGGGACGCTGGTGGCGAACATGCCGGTCCTGTTGTTCTGCATCGCATTTGGGTTGTCCATGGACTACGAGGTGTTCCTGATCTCCAGGATCCGGGAGTACTGGTTGGAGTACCGACCCGCAAAGCCAACCGCAAAAGCGGCGCACGCGGCCAACGACGAGGCCGTGGCGCACGGCGTGGCCCGCACCGGGCGGGTGATCACCGCGGCCGCGTTGGTGATGTCGATGTCGTTCGCCGCGCTGATCGCCGCGCATGTGTCGTTCATGCGGATGTTCGGCCTGGGCCTGACCCTGGCCGTGGCCGCCGACGCGACCCTGGTGCGGATGGTGCTGGTGCCGGCGTTCATGCATGTGATGGGCCGGTGGAACTGGTGGGCGCCCAAGCCGCTGGTGTGGCTGCACGAACGGTTCGGCATCAGCGAAGCCTCAGAAAAGTCGGTGGCGTTCCAGGCGCCCGGTGCCGCCGCGACGACGCGCGAGGAGCCGCCGATTCCCGCCTCGGTGACGCGCGATGGTTGA